A genomic region of Notamacropus eugenii isolate mMacEug1 chromosome 3, mMacEug1.pri_v2, whole genome shotgun sequence contains the following coding sequences:
- the RANGAP1 gene encoding ran GTPase-activating protein 1 yields MASEDIAKLAESLARTQVGGGQLSFKGKSLKLNTAEDAQEVIKEIDAFDGLEALRFEGNTVGVEAAKVIAKALEKKSELKRCHWSDMFTGRLRSEIPPALISLGEALITAGAQLVELDLSDNAFGPDGVRGFEALLKSSACFTLQELKLNNCGMGIGGGKILAAALTECHRKSSALGKPLALKVFVAGRNRLENDGATALAEAFGIIGTLEEIHMPQNGINHPGVTALAQAFAGNSLLRVINLNDNTFTEKGAVAMAETLKILRQVEVINFGDCLVRSRGALAIAEAVKEGLHRLKELNLSFCEIKRDAALSIAESVEDKSELEKLDLNGNALGEEGCEQLQEVLEGFGMAHTLASLSDDEGDDEEEEEEEEVEEEEEEEEEDEEEEEEEEEPERGQGEDTALTPKQILDTRVGEPASVLCSPSDISTFLAFPSPEKLLRLGPKSSLLIAQQTDTSDPEKVVSAFLKVSSVFKDELAVKTAVQEAVDALMKKAFGSASFNSNAFITRLLIHMGLLKSEDKIKAIPNLYGPLMALNHMAQQDYFPKTLTPVLLAFVTKPNRALESCSLARHNLLQTLHHV; encoded by the exons ATGGCATCTGAGGATATTGCCAAGCTCGCCGAAAGCCTGGCCAGAACCCAGGTGGGCGGAGGACAGCTCAGCTTCAAAGGCAAAAGCCTCAAACTCAATACGGCAGAAGATG CTCAGGAGGTGATTAAAGAGATAGACGCGTTTGATGGGCTAGAGGCCCTGCGTTTTGAAGGCAACACAGTGGGTGTGGAGGCAGCCAAAGTCATCGCCAAGGCCCTGGAGAAGAAATCGGAGCTGAAG cGATGCCACTGGAGCGACATGTTCACTGGGAGGCTGAGGTCAGAGATCCCTCCTGCTCTG ATCTCCCTGGGGGAGGCCCTCATCACAGCTGGGGCACAGTTGGTGGAACTGGACCTGAGTGACAATGCCTTTGGGCCCGATGGTGTGCGGGGCTTCGAGGCCCTGCTCAAAAGCTCAGCTTGTTTCACGCTGCAGGAGCTAAAGCTTAACAACTGTGGTATGGGCATCGGTGGTGGCAAG ATCTTAGCAGCAGCTCTGACTGAATGCCACCGAAAATCCAGTGCCTTGGGCAAGCCACTGGCCCTGAAGGTGTTTGTGGCTGGCAGAAACCGTCTGGAGAATGATGGTGCCACGGCCTTGGCGGAAGCATTTGGG ATCATTGGGACCCTGGAGGAAATCCACATGCCTCAGAATGGGATCAACCACCCTGGGGTCACAGCCCTCGCCCAGGCCTTTGCAGGCAACTCACTGCTGAGGGTCATCAACCTGAACGACAACACCTTCACGGAGAAGGGGGCGGTGGCCATGGCTGAA ACCCTGAAGATTCTGAGGCAGGTGGAGGTGATCAATTTTGGGGATTGTCTGGTCCGTTCCCGAGGAGCTCTGGCCATCGCTGAAGCCGTGAAGGAGGGGCTGCACAGACTGAAG GAGCTGAACTTGTCCTTCTGTGAAATCAAACGAGATGCTGCTCTGTCCATTGCGGAGTCTGTGGAGGACAAATCGGAATTGGAAAAATTGGATCTCAACG GGAACGCCTTGGGGGAGGAAGGCTGTGAGCAGCTGCAGGAGGTCCTGGAAGGCTTCGGCATGGCCCACACGCTGGCCTCACTCAG TGATGATGAAggtgatgatgaggaagaggaggaggaagaggaggttgaagaggaagaggaagaggaggaagaagacgaagaagaggaggaggaggaggaggagcctgAGCGAGGCCAAGGAGAGGACACAGCCCTGACCCCCAAGCAGATCCTGGACACACGTGTTGGG GAACCCGCTTCTGTTCTGTGTTCTCCATCTGACATCTCCACGTTCCTCGCTTTCCCGTCTCCAGAGAAGCTTCTGCGGCTTGGGCCCAAGAGCTCACTTTTGATAGCCCAGCAG ACGGATACGTCTGATCCAGAAAAGGTGGTTTCGGCTTTCCTGAAGGTCTCCTCTGTGTTCAAGGATGAGCTAGCAGTGAAGACAGCTGTTCAGGAGGCAGTGG ATGCCCTGATGAAGAAAGCCTTTGGTTCAGCCTCCTTCAACTCCAATGCATTCATCACCAGGCTCTTAATCCATATGGGGCTTCTcaag AGCGAGGACAAGATCAAGGCGATCCCCAATCTCTATGGCCCCCTGATGGCCCTCAACCACATGGCCCAGCAGGATTACTTCCCAAAGACCCTGACACCTGTCCTCTTGGCTTTTGTGACCAA GCCCAATCGGGCTCTGGAGTCCTGCTCCCTTGCCCGCCACAACCTCCTGCAAACCCTCCACCACGTCTAG